Proteins from a single region of Hyalangium gracile:
- a CDS encoding acyltransferase family protein yields the protein MDTARAHEEFLRTRIFPGLDGLRCLSIVLVVAYHVSGMHSGFLGRGYLGVSLFFAISGFLITSLLLRERDTHGFISLGRFYGRRSLRIFPLYYAMLGTYVVLTFVLEKGVERDEFFGNLPAFLTYTSNWFVPLVPDKRIIFYFAWSLATEEQFYLLWPGIMRLAHRWGAVLFMAGLLVISLWAPWAVETGRLDDSLLSVRIMASFAPPICMGCLAAYAAHSPQGFAWMYRVLGPSWAPPLLCALVLLAVGTDGTPYWLSSVLMTALVVSACLRTDHLLMPVLTLAPVRYLGMISYGIYLMHMLAFNVVRRAVPGQGFAVWFPLTMALTVVMAGLSYRYFESRFLRLKERLAAGPSPAEASQVPSTAPASSPAP from the coding sequence ATGGATACCGCCCGCGCCCATGAGGAGTTCCTGCGCACCCGAATCTTCCCCGGGCTCGATGGGCTGCGCTGCCTGAGCATCGTCCTGGTGGTGGCCTACCACGTCTCGGGCATGCACTCGGGCTTCCTGGGACGAGGCTACCTGGGCGTCTCGCTCTTCTTCGCCATCAGCGGCTTCCTCATCACCTCGCTGCTGTTGCGCGAGCGGGACACGCACGGCTTCATCTCGCTGGGCCGCTTCTACGGCCGGCGCTCGCTGCGCATCTTCCCGCTCTACTACGCGATGCTCGGCACGTACGTGGTGCTCACGTTCGTGCTCGAGAAGGGCGTGGAGCGGGATGAGTTCTTCGGCAACCTGCCGGCGTTCCTCACGTACACGTCCAACTGGTTCGTCCCGCTGGTGCCGGACAAGCGCATCATCTTCTACTTCGCCTGGTCGCTGGCCACCGAGGAGCAGTTCTACCTGCTGTGGCCCGGCATCATGCGCCTGGCCCACCGCTGGGGCGCGGTGCTCTTCATGGCGGGCCTGCTCGTCATCTCCCTGTGGGCGCCGTGGGCCGTGGAGACGGGGCGGCTGGATGACTCGCTGCTCTCGGTGCGCATCATGGCCAGCTTCGCGCCGCCCATCTGCATGGGGTGCCTGGCGGCCTATGCCGCCCACTCGCCCCAGGGCTTCGCGTGGATGTACCGCGTGCTCGGCCCCTCGTGGGCCCCGCCGCTGCTGTGCGCCCTCGTGCTGCTCGCGGTGGGCACCGATGGCACGCCCTACTGGCTCTCCTCGGTGCTGATGACGGCGCTGGTGGTCTCCGCCTGCCTGCGCACGGACCACCTGCTCATGCCCGTGCTCACGCTGGCGCCGGTGCGCTACCTGGGGATGATCAGCTACGGCATCTACCTGATGCACATGCTGGCCTTCAACGTGGTGCGCCGCGCGGTGCCGGGCCAGGGCTTCGCCGTCTGGTTCCCGCTGACGATGGCCCTGACGGTGGTGATGGCGGGGCTGAGCTACCGCTACTTCGAGAGCCGCTTCCTGCGCCTCAAGGAGCGTCTGGCCGCCGGCCCTTCGCCTGCGGAGGCTTCCCAGGTGCCTTCGACGGCTCCAGCGTCAAGTCCAGCACCGTGA